CACGGAAGACGGCGCCGGTGAAGGTGTCGCTCCCCAGGTCCAGGCTTCCCCACCCGGAGATATCGCCGCTGTAATCGGCCTTGGCCCGTCCGTAGCCCAGGCCCAGGATGGCGTAGGGCCGGAACATCCCGTCGGGAAGCGGATAACCCTTGCCGTTGACCGTGAAGGTCATGAGCTTGACGTCGGCGTCGGCGGAAGCCGATATGTGCGTGACCGGATCGGTGAAATCCACGCTGGAGCTGAACTTATGGGCGTAGCCGAAGTTGCCTTCGACGGCCAGGTATTTTATGGGGTAATAGCCGGCCTTGAGGTTCAGGCCCCAGGAGTTGTCGAAGTCGTCCCACTTGACGTATTCGCCTTCGTAATCCTCGCCGTAGTCGATGTGATTGATGGCCAGCATCAGCCCGGCGCCGACGTACCACTTCTTCTCGGCGGACGGGATCTTGGCCTTGGCCGGCTGGGTTTGGGCCGGCACGGCGGAAGCGCCCGCCGTCAGCAGCGCCAGGGCTGCGGTTACGACCACTGCTTTCTTCATCCTCCCTCCTTCCCGGGTCCGCGGACCCGAACGGTTGGGCCGCCGGCCGGGGGCCTGGCGGCGGG
The nucleotide sequence above comes from bacterium. Encoded proteins:
- a CDS encoding porin family protein, whose amino-acid sequence is MKKAVVVTAALALLTAGASAVPAQTQPAKAKIPSAEKKWYVGAGLMLAINHIDYGEDYEGEYVKWDDFDNSWGLNLKAGYYPIKYLAVEGNFGYAHKFSSSVDFTDPVTHISASADADVKLMTFTVNGKGYPLPDGMFRPYAILGLGYGRAKADYSGDISGWGSLDLGSDTFTGAVFRGGVGLDVFFSEKFAVEAEVIYNRGTGDLGDVPITQIGANALLFF